From the genome of Leifsonia sp. 1010:
CCGCGCACCTGGCCACCATCGACGCGAGCCCGGCCCGCCGCGCTGCACGCCTGGCCGAGACGCTGCGATCCGGCCACGAGAAGGCGGAGAACGGCGCCTCGATCGAGGAACTGCTCTGGCACGTATGGGAGCGCAGCGGCCTCGCCGCCCGCTGGCTCGAACACTCGGAACGCACGGGCATCGTCGCCGACGAGGCGAACCGGCACCTCGACGGCGTCGTCGCGCTGTTCACCGCCGCCCGGCGGTTCGTCGAGCGCTACCCGGAGCGTCCGGCCTCCGACTTCGTCGTCGAGCTGCTCGGCGCGGAGGTCCCGGAGGACACCCTGGCCGCCCGTACGGCCGGCGACGCCGTACTGGTCTGCACGCCGAGTGCCACCATCGGTCGCGAGTTCGAGGTCGTCGTCGTCGCCGGGCTCCAGGAGAGCGTCTGGCCCAACCTGCGCCTGCGCGGTTCGCTGCTGCACCCGCAGGAGCTCGCGGACGCGGTGGAGGGTCGCACCACCGAGACCGAGGACGAGCGCGCGGAGGTGCTCGGCGACGAGTTGCGGATGTTCGCGCTGGCGGTCTCGCGCGCCCGCGGCCAGGTGATCCTCACCGCGACGGCCAACGACGACGAGCAGCCCTCGCCGTTCCTGCGCCTCGCGGCCGACCTGGCCGTCGACGACGCCGACGACGGCGCCCATCCGCTCTCCCTCCGTGGCATGGTCGGCCGGTTGCGTCGCCGCCTCGCCACGACGGGCGCACCCGACGCGGCCGAGGCGCTCGCCCGCCTTGCGGACGCGGACGTGGAGGGCGCCGATCCCGACACCTGGTACGGCCTGCTCGAGCCGTCGACGACCGAGCCGCTGGTCGATCTGGACGACCCGGAGGCCGTCGTCCGGGTGTCCCCGTCGCGGCTGGAGACATTCGAGAAGTCGCCCCTGGCCTGGTTCGTGGACACGATGGCCGCTTCCCCGAGCGGACTCGCCGCGGGCATCGGCACCGTCGTGCACGCCGTCATGGAGGAGGCGAGCACGAGCGACGATCGCGACCTCAGCGTCGAGCGGCTGTGGCAGGGCATCGAGCGCCGGTGGGGCGAGCTCGCGTTCGAGTCGCCGTGGCTGGAGGAGAAGGAGCGCCGACGGACGCGGACGCTCACGGCCGGAGTATCCGAATACCTCCGCGACTTCGAGCGCGCCGGCGGTGTGCTGCTCGGCTCCGAGGGCGCCTTCGAGCTGCGCCTCGGCCGGGCGCTGGTGCGCGGGACGATCGACCGCGTGGAACGCACCCCCGACGGCACGGTCGTGATCGTCGACCTCAAGACGGGAAACCGCACGCCCTCGGCGGCGGAAGCCGCCGAGCACGCGCAGCTGGGCGCCTATCAGCTGGCGTTGGAGCACGGGGCGATCGAGCAGGCCGCCGACCTGCCGTCCGGTGGCGCGAAGCTGCTCTTCGTCGCCAAGGGCGTCCGCGGGAAGGGCTATCGCGAGGTCGCTCAGGACCGCGTCGACGACGACGGGCTCGAGCGGCTGCGGGAGCGCGTCGCGCGTGCGGCCGACGGTATGGCCGGCGCGACGTTCGCCGGGGTCGTCGACCTGGGCGAACGCGACCCGCACGGAAAGTACGAGTACCGCATCCACCTGGTGCCTGCGGTCAGCGCGGGAGGAGGAGCATGACGGACGAAGCGACGCACGTCGACGACGAGAGCCTCCTGGAGTGGGCGACCGAGCAGGCGGAGCTCGACCTGGTCGAGCAGGCCTTCTCGCTGGCTGAGACGGAGGAGGAGCGGCCGCGCCCGTCCCGCGCGCTGAGCGCGGCGGACATCGCTGAGGCGCTCCGGCTGCCCATCCCGACCGCCCAGCAGCAGGCGGTCATCGAAGCGCCGCTGCGACCGGCGATCGTGGTCGCGGGAGCCGGCAGCGGCAAGACCGAGACGATGGCGAACCGAGTGGTCTGGCTGCTCGCCAACGGTCACGTGCGGGTGCCCGAGATCCTCGGCCTGACGTTCACCCGCAAGGCCGCGGGCGAACTGGCCGGCCGCATCCGCACCCGCATCGAGCAGTTGGTCGCGTCCGGCGTGACGGAGGTGGAGTTCGACCCCTTCGACGCTCCGGCGGTCGCCACGTACAACTCGTTCGCCAACGCGATCTTCCGCGAGAACGCGCTGCTGATCGGCCGCGAACCCGAGTCGGCGGTGCTCAGCGAGGCGTCGGCGTGGCAGCTCGCCCGCCGTCTCGTCGTGACCAGCACCGACGACCGGCTCGTCGAGCTCGACCGGGGCGTCGAGGCGGTCACGACCGCCGTCGTGACCCTGAGCCGCGCGCTCAGCGAGAACGTCGCGGACCCGGACGACGTCGAGCGGATGGTGGAGCAGTTCGCGCGCATCGCCGAGCTGCCGACGGGCAACGGACGCGTGAAGGAGCTGTACGCCTCCGTGCGTTCGGCCGTCGACGCCGTCGGGTCGCTTCCCCCGCTGCTCGACCTCGCCCGCGCTTTCGCCGACGAGAAGCGCCGTCGCGGATTCGTCGAGTACTCCGACCAGGTGGCCCTCGCCCTGGATGTCAGCGAGCGCCTCCCCGCCGTGGTCGCGGACTACCGCCGGCGCTACCGGGTCGTACTGCTTGACGAGTATCAGGACACCTCGGTCGTGCAGACCCGCCTGCTCTCGACGCTGTTCGCCGACCAGCCGGTGATGGCGGTCGGCGACCCGCACCAGTCCATCTACGGCTGGCG
Proteins encoded in this window:
- a CDS encoding ATP-dependent DNA helicase, translating into MIARGFRMHPAGTLASPLPAGGAALDGSQSEVLLLPDGASAAVLGAPGTGKTTTLVEALAERVLDRGYRPDEVLALSASRTAATALRDRIALRLGVPTQGPLARTATSLAFQLVGERARRIGAEPPRLLTGGEQDQIIAELISGHLEDGTGPAWPDPLVEEVRTLRGFRTELRELMARCAERGVTPSRLSELGAITGHDEWRAAARFIAEYQLVVDSYRGGFVDSAELIASAVTVIAEGSSLDDLRAVFVDDLQEATVATLALLRALATRGVAVVAFGDPDVASTTFRGAQTTALGQLEGRLGVPVTRFVLTTAHRQTPALRELTARVTERIGTAAAGVQRMASAGRPEPEQANAEQKDAGGVDPADRRPEIVRLVAVSAPAEASRLARKLRERHLLDGVPWSSMAVVVRSGAHVPALSRALAVAEVPTTTSIAGRPLRDDFAARQLITIAGVQLGAIELTPVVATELLLGPFGGLDSVSLRRLRLALRQEELAGDGNRPGDELLVEALQHPAHLATIDASPARRAARLAETLRSGHEKAENGASIEELLWHVWERSGLAARWLEHSERTGIVADEANRHLDGVVALFTAARRFVERYPERPASDFVVELLGAEVPEDTLAARTAGDAVLVCTPSATIGREFEVVVVAGLQESVWPNLRLRGSLLHPQELADAVEGRTTETEDERAEVLGDELRMFALAVSRARGQVILTATANDDEQPSPFLRLAADLAVDDADDGAHPLSLRGMVGRLRRRLATTGAPDAAEALARLADADVEGADPDTWYGLLEPSTTEPLVDLDDPEAVVRVSPSRLETFEKSPLAWFVDTMAASPSGLAAGIGTVVHAVMEEASTSDDRDLSVERLWQGIERRWGELAFESPWLEEKERRRTRTLTAGVSEYLRDFERAGGVLLGSEGAFELRLGRALVRGTIDRVERTPDGTVVIVDLKTGNRTPSAAEAAEHAQLGAYQLALEHGAIEQAADLPSGGAKLLFVAKGVRGKGYREVAQDRVDDDGLERLRERVARAADGMAGATFAGVVDLGERDPHGKYEYRIHLVPAVSAGGGA